Genomic segment of Candidatus Cloacimonadota bacterium:
AATGAAAGAAATATTATCGTTAAAAAAACTGAATAAAATTTATACAGGTGGAGTTCATGCCATAAAAGATGTCGATCTTTCGGTTCAGGAAGGAGAATTCTTAATCCTTCTTGGTCTGTCAGGATCAGGGAAATCAACTTTATTAAGATGTATCAATCGTTTGATCGAACCGAGTTCCGGGAATGTTTTTTTTGAAGGAAATAATATCATCTCTGCCAAAGGAGTTCAGCTTCGAAAAATTCGTCGTCAGATCGGAATGATCTTTCAACAATTCAATCTGATCAAGAATTTATCTGCATTAATGAATGTTTTTACGGGTAAACTCGGTTATGTTTCCATTGGACATTCTTTAACTTTTTCTCAACATCATGAGGATTTAAAATTCGCATTGGAAAATCTGAAAAGAGTCGGTCTGCTTGCTTTCAAAGATAAAAAGGTTAAAAATTTAAGTGGTGGTCAGCAGCAGCGAGTTGCAATTGCTCGTGCTTTGATGCAGAATCCGAAACTGATTTTAGCTGATGAACCTGTTGCCAGCCTCGATCCGGCAACTGCAGATTCGGT
This window contains:
- the phnC gene encoding phosphonate ABC transporter ATP-binding protein; its protein translation is MKEILSLKKLNKIYTGGVHAIKDVDLSVQEGEFLILLGLSGSGKSTLLRCINRLIEPSSGNVFFEGNNIISAKGVQLRKIRRQIGMIFQQFNLIKNLSALMNVFTGKLGYVSIGHSLTFSQHHEDLKFALENLKRVGLLAFKDKKVKNLSGGQQQRVAIARALMQNPKLILADEPVASLDPATADSVMKYLGDLNKKDKITVICSLHFLSLARKYGTRVIALKDGQIVFDGTPIEIDEKRFKEIYGEDAEEVEIR